In Candidatus Methylomirabilota bacterium, the genomic stretch CTTCAATTTGCTGGAGACCGCTCCCTATTACAAGCTGGGCCGCAAGGTGGCCTATTTTGGCGATGGCCATCAGTTCCGTGACGACCGCTGGGGTCGACGCGTATGGGTGGTCCCGATCCTTGGTGGGGAATTCATCATCGACCGCCGCTTTGGCTACGCCGATGGCCTCATGGGGGGCAACCTGTGGTTCATGGGTCAGGATGAAGACTCGGCGCTCTTGGCAGCGGAACGGGCGCTGAACGCCGTTCAGGACGTGCCTGGGGTGATCACGCCTTTTCCAGGTGGCATTACCAGCAGCGGATCCAAGGCCGGGAGCAGGTATACCTTCAGCATCGCCAGCACCTACGAGAAATTCTGTCCCACATTGCAAGACAAGCTTGGCGAAAAACCAGGCCTACCCAAAGATGTCGCCTCAGTGATGGAGGTCATCATCAACGGCCGCGATTTGCCGACCATTGTCAAAGCCACCCAAGTAGCCATTGCAGCTTCAGTCGAGACCCCGGGGCTTGTCAAGATTTCTGCAGGCAATTATGCTGGAAGGCTGGGCAAGAACTTTATCTATCTTCACGCGGAAAGGCAACCCGCCGCCTGACCTCTCTGCAAAAAATAGATCCCTCCCCAATTCTCCACTGATCGTGCGCCCGGAGGGATTGGGCGTGGCCGCCGTGGACGTGCGGATGGTAGGAAACGCTCCAGGCTAAAGCCGATTTGAGCCGCTGAACCTACTCTTTTTTAGAATCTTGAGGGCAGCCTTTTGAACTGTGATGTCCGAGTCCTTGAGGAGGGGTTCAATCTCGCCTCTCAATGATTCCAGAACACTCTTGCCGACTTCTTCGGCCAGTCTTTTTAGTGCCAGTTCTCGAATCCGACCGTCTTTGTCCTTCAGGCATCTCCGGTACACCTCGAGGTCCTTTTGGACCTCGGTCATCGGTCTCAAACAGACCAGAACCTCAAAGCGGAGTTCGGGATCCTCGTGCTCCAAGTAGTTGAGATAGACCTCCCTGACTTCTTCTCCCTTGGAATAAAATCGCCAAAGGTTGAAGAGGATGCTCCTCTTTTGCTCTAAGGGACCATGTTCAAGTCGGTCCAAAAGCAGTCCCAAGATCCTATCGTCCCTCAGATTGCACAGGGCATTGACGGCTGTTTGCTGAATTCGAACCTCGCTCTCATAGAGCCGCTCGATCAAAGGAATCGCTGCCTGAAAATTTCCCTCCCATCCCAGTGCGAAGGTCGCATGAAGCCTCCGTTCCGCATCTGAGCTTTCGATCTCTTTCAGCAATCTGTCGCTGAGTGGCTGAGCGTCCTTTAAGAACGGACCGATCACACTCAACTGGATGGCGGCATCGTGGCGGACCTCTTCGTTTTCCGAAGGATCGGTCATCATATCGTACAGAGGCCAAACGATCT encodes the following:
- the fhcD gene encoding formylmethanofuran--tetrahydromethanopterin N-formyltransferase; this encodes MLKNRQLQIDDTYAEAFRSIYAEFLITARNRKWLDHAVCAATGNASSAILCDCEGGMDRYVGPGGDESFPTPDGRPGAIVHLHVPRFRKDRIATLERALLVRISQNVLTCPTASCFNLLETAPYYKLGRKVAYFGDGHQFRDDRWGRRVWVVPILGGEFIIDRRFGYADGLMGGNLWFMGQDEDSALLAAERALNAVQDVPGVITPFPGGITSSGSKAGSRYTFSIASTYEKFCPTLQDKLGEKPGLPKDVASVMEVIINGRDLPTIVKATQVAIAASVETPGLVKISAGNYAGRLGKNFIYLHAERQPAA